GTTTGAACTTAACCAGGATCGTCCAAGTGCCACGCTGGACAGTTTCATCGCGCTGGTTGAGGATTGCTACCTTAAAGGTGACATAGCCGCCGCCCAACCGGCGCATAGGGCGTGTTTCCTGGACGGTAGCTCGCAGACGAATCGTATCGCCAATGCGGATAGGGGCGCGAAACTGCCATTCGCCGATCTCCATGAAGGCGATGACAGTATCCTCCATAAATCCCAGACGGACAGCCAGTCCTGATGCCACTGAGAGGCCTAGGAGGCCATGGGCGATGCGCTCGCCAAACTGGGTGGTGCGCGCGTACTCGGCGTCAGTGTGGATGCGGTTCCAGTCGCCGGTCAGCGCGGCGAAGGCCACGATGTCAGCCTCGGTGATGGTGCGGCCGGCGCTGGTGACCTCGTCGCCGACGGAGAACTCTTCAAAGTACAGCCCTCGGCGGGGGGCTAAGCGGGGCGTGTCTTCCATGCGAAATCCCTCCTAAGTGGCGAAGTGAACAGAACGGGAATCCACCTAATCTTCACCTAAGTAAGGGTTCCTGGCAAGTTTGGCTCACCGTCTGATCAATGCCTCGCCACAACGGCTAGGACGATGTTCTGCATGGAATCTAAAAAACCTACAAAAGCTCTTCCACGGGGACAGCCTTTTTCTGCTGTGGCTCGAAGGCCTCATAGGCGGATGACAGAGTCTGCACAGGCAGCCAGTAGGCTCACAGTGAGGTATAGGTTCGAGGCGTGGAATAGACGCCAGGCATGGCGCGC
The window above is part of the Anaerolineae bacterium genome. Proteins encoded here:
- a CDS encoding MaoC/PaaZ C-terminal domain-containing protein, whose translation is MEDTPRLAPRRGLYFEEFSVGDEVTSAGRTITEADIVAFAALTGDWNRIHTDAEYARTTQFGERIAHGLLGLSVASGLAVRLGFMEDTVIAFMEIGEWQFRAPIRIGDTIRLRATVQETRPMRRLGGGYVTFKVAILNQRDETVQRGTWTILVKFKPQSDPV